One Brachybacterium kimchii genomic window carries:
- a CDS encoding helix-turn-helix transcriptional regulator, with amino-acid sequence MPTTSSRMLSLLSLLQVPRAWTGPALADRLGVTPRTVRRDVDRLRELGYAIRSTKGPVGGYRLEAGERMPPLLLDDEQALAVTVALRTAPSSGVAIEDASLRALAAILQVMPPDLRQRASSLALEVVPAPVSADPAALETVSAAVRRREVLRFDYPGSTWPRRTEPHGLVARQGLWYLIAWDLEREDWRTFRLDRMVPRTPTGPRFTPRELPAGDAATFLSAHLKGSREADRWPCEGTVEIDLPLRELAQRLPDARIEEVAEGRCRAVLGSWSWEGLIAQVIRLGAPFRLLGPRELVTAARTAQASLSRAADGMGGSAHGTR; translated from the coding sequence ATGCCCACCACCTCCTCGCGGATGCTCTCGCTGCTCTCCCTGCTGCAGGTCCCGCGCGCATGGACCGGCCCGGCGCTCGCCGACCGCCTGGGCGTCACCCCGCGCACCGTGCGGCGCGACGTGGACCGGCTCCGCGAGCTGGGATATGCGATCCGGTCGACGAAGGGTCCCGTGGGCGGCTACCGGCTTGAGGCGGGGGAGCGGATGCCGCCCCTGCTCCTCGACGACGAGCAGGCGCTCGCCGTCACGGTGGCCCTGCGCACGGCACCCTCGAGCGGGGTCGCGATCGAGGACGCGTCATTGCGTGCGCTCGCCGCGATCCTGCAGGTCATGCCCCCGGACCTGCGGCAGCGCGCGTCCTCCCTCGCTCTCGAGGTCGTGCCGGCGCCGGTCAGCGCGGACCCTGCGGCGCTCGAGACAGTGAGCGCCGCGGTGCGGCGCCGCGAGGTCCTCCGCTTCGACTACCCGGGGTCGACGTGGCCCCGTCGCACCGAGCCCCATGGTCTCGTGGCTCGCCAGGGCCTGTGGTACCTGATCGCCTGGGACCTCGAACGCGAGGACTGGCGCACGTTCCGCCTGGACAGGATGGTGCCGCGCACGCCGACCGGACCGCGCTTCACCCCGCGGGAGCTGCCCGCGGGGGATGCGGCCACCTTCCTGTCCGCCCACCTCAAGGGGTCCCGCGAGGCCGACCGCTGGCCCTGCGAGGGCACCGTCGAGATCGACCTCCCGCTGCGCGAGCTCGCGCAGCGGCTGCCCGACGCCCGCATCGAGGAAGTCGCAGAGGGCCGATGCCGGGCCGTGCTCGGATCCTGGTCCTGGGAGGGGCTCATCGCCCAGGTGATCCGCCTCGGTGCCCCGTTCCGCCTTCTCGGGCCGCGCGAGCTCGTCACCGCGGCCCGCACTGCACAGGCCTCCCTCTCCCGCGCGGCCGACGGCATGGGAGGCTCTGCGCATGGCACCCGCTGA
- a CDS encoding glycoside hydrolase family 125 protein: MSFTVEPQIADALRSAADRVRSELGEEAGSFVEAALLRTLTDTITLAEDGTAFVITGDIPAMWLRDSTTQMFPYLRLAADCEPLADLLAAVVRRQLRMIAHDPYANSANLGPTGAHHDANDLCQDPMIWEQKYEVDSLAFPIIFGHRLLRITGRGDLFDGLAHGVLRTIVDQWRLETEHEERSQYRFVRDIGIPTETLDRDGLGSPLGVTGMTWSGFRPSDDACTFGYNVPANLQAAQALMAIADVALSVYGDEALAADADALRTSILEGVAAHGVVEHEGSRIYAYEVDGLGGQLLMDDANMPSLLSLPLDAPDVLDPELADATRAFCLGMANPYRYSGTVATGIGSPHTPEQYVWPIAFAVEGLTGTPERGREIIRLLLATDGGTDRMHESFHVDDPERFTRPWFSWADAMFCELALHLTDGPAPARSFAERVEVSGQER, from the coding sequence GTGAGCTTCACCGTGGAACCCCAGATCGCCGATGCCCTGCGCTCGGCCGCCGACCGTGTGCGCAGCGAGCTCGGCGAGGAGGCCGGATCGTTCGTCGAGGCGGCGCTGCTGCGCACTCTCACCGACACGATCACCCTCGCGGAGGACGGCACCGCCTTCGTCATCACGGGCGACATCCCCGCGATGTGGCTGCGCGACTCGACCACGCAGATGTTCCCCTACCTGCGTCTCGCCGCCGACTGCGAGCCGCTCGCGGACCTGCTCGCCGCGGTGGTGCGCCGCCAACTGCGGATGATCGCGCACGACCCGTACGCGAACTCCGCGAACCTGGGGCCCACGGGCGCGCACCACGATGCGAACGACCTGTGCCAGGACCCGATGATCTGGGAGCAGAAGTACGAGGTCGACTCCCTCGCGTTCCCGATCATCTTCGGGCACCGTCTGCTGCGGATCACCGGTCGCGGGGACCTGTTCGACGGTCTGGCCCACGGTGTGCTGCGCACGATCGTGGACCAGTGGCGGCTCGAGACCGAGCACGAGGAGCGCTCGCAGTACAGGTTCGTGCGCGACATCGGCATCCCCACGGAGACCCTGGACCGCGACGGACTGGGATCGCCCCTCGGCGTCACCGGCATGACCTGGAGCGGTTTCCGACCCTCCGACGACGCCTGCACCTTCGGCTACAACGTGCCGGCGAACCTGCAGGCCGCGCAGGCCCTGATGGCGATCGCGGACGTGGCGCTGTCTGTGTACGGCGACGAGGCTCTCGCGGCGGATGCCGATGCTCTGCGCACTTCGATCCTCGAGGGCGTCGCGGCGCACGGCGTGGTCGAGCACGAGGGCTCCCGGATCTACGCCTACGAGGTTGACGGCCTGGGCGGGCAGCTGCTGATGGACGACGCGAACATGCCCTCGCTGCTGTCCCTGCCGCTGGATGCGCCCGACGTGCTGGATCCCGAGCTCGCGGACGCGACACGGGCGTTCTGCCTGGGGATGGCGAACCCGTACCGCTACTCGGGGACGGTGGCGACGGGCATCGGCAGCCCGCACACCCCCGAGCAGTATGTGTGGCCCATCGCCTTCGCCGTCGAGGGCCTGACCGGCACGCCGGAGCGGGGACGCGAGATCATCCGACTGCTGCTCGCGACCGACGGCGGCACGGACCGCATGCACGAGTCCTTCCACGTGGATGACCCCGAGCGTTTCACCCGCCCCTGGTTCTCCTGGGCCGACGCCATGTTCTGCGAGCTCGCGCTGCACCTGACCGATGGTCCCGCGCCAGCGAGGTCGTTCGCGGAGCGGGTGGAGGTGTCCGGCCAGGAGAGGTGA
- a CDS encoding PKD domain-containing protein, producing the protein MAIAFLFVIAGVLAGHSSAYGDFQGFLDDDSVGADAEEQINKGEGGDESVDTGPGHSKADRDRRDRRTGRTKVVAPPSNPFSGLVASISAIFETEWKDVDRTPYKCTQNGNVGKCVADPDACTAEELPTIRTAGVDVMIPNTSGVSTTRGGGGDGQSQVGTTSLRGAGSSAGTSTSTRCVGSKTPEAPQGAQSQSAEDEKPVVITVTQKDFAKLPVKAASAHAGPEQGWLPANMDLVLYADSEPQVLETELLDTPVRIRATPVEYRWDLGDGNVLVTDDPGEPWPSKDVSATFAYEGWYDVTLTTTYEGQFSVDGGEWQDIDGTVEIASDPQEVYSKSLESRLVNPDRPHDEEKDPFVPKRSKDTEGPRDPNATTKEI; encoded by the coding sequence TTGGCGATCGCGTTCCTTTTCGTGATTGCAGGCGTTCTGGCTGGGCATTCCTCGGCGTACGGAGATTTCCAGGGCTTCCTCGACGATGATTCGGTTGGGGCTGACGCCGAAGAGCAAATCAATAAAGGGGAAGGCGGAGATGAGTCGGTCGACACGGGGCCGGGTCATTCTAAGGCTGATCGAGATCGACGCGATAGGCGGACTGGGCGCACGAAGGTGGTCGCGCCGCCTTCTAATCCGTTCTCGGGCTTGGTGGCGTCCATTTCTGCAATATTTGAAACTGAATGGAAGGATGTGGATCGCACTCCCTACAAATGCACGCAAAACGGCAACGTTGGAAAGTGTGTGGCCGATCCTGATGCGTGTACGGCGGAAGAATTGCCGACGATTCGGACCGCAGGTGTCGATGTCATGATCCCGAACACCTCCGGAGTTTCCACAACTCGAGGCGGGGGTGGGGACGGGCAGAGTCAGGTTGGTACTACTTCACTGCGTGGTGCAGGTAGTTCTGCAGGTACCTCTACTTCTACTCGCTGCGTTGGTTCGAAGACTCCTGAAGCGCCTCAAGGCGCTCAGTCTCAGAGTGCCGAGGACGAGAAGCCGGTCGTCATCACCGTCACGCAGAAGGACTTCGCGAAGCTGCCGGTGAAGGCAGCGTCGGCGCATGCAGGTCCGGAGCAGGGGTGGTTGCCGGCGAACATGGATCTGGTGCTCTATGCGGATTCGGAGCCGCAGGTGCTGGAGACGGAGCTGTTGGACACTCCGGTCAGGATCCGGGCGACTCCTGTGGAGTACCGGTGGGATCTGGGCGATGGGAACGTGCTCGTCACGGATGATCCCGGGGAGCCGTGGCCGTCGAAGGATGTGAGCGCGACCTTCGCCTATGAGGGCTGGTACGACGTCACGCTGACGACCACCTATGAGGGGCAGTTCTCCGTGGATGGCGGGGAGTGGCAGGACATCGACGGCACGGTGGAGATCGCTTCGGATCCCCAGGAGGTCTACTCGAAGTCGCTGGAGTCCCGTCTGGTCAATCCCGACCGTCCGCATGACGAGGAGAAGGATCCCTTCGTGCCGAAGCGCTCGAAGGACACCGAAGGTCCACGCGACCCGAACGCCACCACCAAGGAGATCTGA
- a CDS encoding sulfite exporter TauE/SafE family protein has protein sequence MSHLPQLGAAGWLLVVAGALVVGFSKSALPGAGTIAVGLFALALPPKESTAALLILLILGDATALWMYRREPDWRTLIRLIPSVLVGLVVGALFLKYAEASAVRGGIGVILLLLVALTLWRRRRATLRARRDESRGDGTAAGEDEPTVGRIGRIGYGSLGGFTTMVANAGGPPMSMYFYAMRMPVLTFLGTSAWFFAIVNLLKLPFSASLGLFSLQYALMDVLLAPLVILSALIGRRIAQRVPQSVFEKAILVLTVVSAAALIVGA, from the coding sequence CTGTCCCACCTGCCCCAGCTCGGCGCCGCCGGGTGGCTGCTCGTCGTCGCCGGGGCGCTCGTGGTCGGCTTCTCGAAGTCCGCCCTGCCGGGTGCCGGGACGATCGCCGTGGGCCTGTTCGCCCTGGCCCTGCCGCCCAAGGAGTCGACCGCCGCGCTTCTGATCCTGCTGATCCTGGGCGATGCGACCGCGCTGTGGATGTACCGCCGCGAGCCCGACTGGCGCACGCTGATCCGTCTGATCCCGAGCGTGCTCGTCGGTCTCGTGGTGGGCGCGCTGTTCCTCAAGTACGCCGAAGCCTCGGCCGTGCGCGGTGGCATCGGCGTGATCCTCCTTCTCCTGGTCGCGCTCACCCTGTGGCGCCGACGCCGCGCGACCCTGCGGGCTCGCCGCGACGAGAGCCGAGGCGACGGCACGGCAGCGGGAGAGGACGAGCCGACCGTCGGTCGGATCGGGCGCATCGGCTACGGATCGCTCGGTGGCTTCACCACGATGGTCGCGAACGCCGGCGGACCGCCCATGTCCATGTACTTCTACGCGATGCGCATGCCCGTGCTGACGTTCCTGGGGACCTCCGCCTGGTTCTTCGCGATCGTGAACCTGCTGAAGCTGCCGTTCTCCGCGAGCCTGGGCCTGTTCAGCCTGCAGTACGCGCTCATGGACGTGCTGCTCGCGCCGCTGGTCATCCTCAGCGCACTGATCGGCCGACGCATCGCCCAGCGCGTCCCGCAGAGCGTCTTCGAGAAGGCGATCCTCGTGCTCACCGTGGTCTCCGCCGCCGCGCTGATCGTGGGGGCGTGA
- a CDS encoding DUF6318 family protein has translation MTTTRRTLSSLAVLALAAGLMTGCGDKDDPSPSAGSEATASAPVEQSDGGGESAKPDVPKPDPKDYAGMDEHTDEGAEQAYKYFWAVMLWSYQTGDTEVLKSLFGESCASCDQNLHEIEKLNKTGKWWSRATIDDRDLRTYESEKHELEVGYTFILSEHSEPVYGNSRLKQEPDTRYGTVGGMSWSEGSWVVNAFNLKTEKVVDG, from the coding sequence ATGACGACGACTCGACGCACCCTCTCCTCCCTCGCCGTCCTCGCTCTCGCCGCCGGTCTGATGACCGGCTGCGGTGACAAGGACGACCCCTCTCCCAGCGCTGGCAGCGAAGCCACCGCGTCTGCCCCCGTGGAGCAGTCCGATGGGGGAGGCGAGAGCGCGAAGCCGGACGTGCCGAAGCCCGACCCGAAGGATTACGCGGGAATGGATGAGCACACGGATGAGGGGGCGGAGCAGGCATACAAATACTTTTGGGCTGTGATGCTTTGGTCCTATCAGACGGGGGACACAGAAGTGCTTAAAAGTCTCTTTGGCGAAAGTTGCGCCAGTTGTGATCAAAACTTGCATGAAATCGAGAAACTTAACAAGACGGGAAAATGGTGGTCTCGGGCTACGATCGATGACCGCGATCTCCGCACATATGAATCCGAGAAGCATGAGCTTGAAGTCGGCTACACCTTCATTCTCTCTGAACACTCGGAACCTGTTTACGGCAACTCGCGACTCAAGCAGGAGCCTGATACAAGGTACGGGACGGTGGGCGGCATGTCGTGGAGCGAAGGCTCGTGGGTGGTGAATGCCTTCAACTTGAAGACTGAGAAGGTCGTCGATGGGTGA
- a CDS encoding four-carbon acid sugar kinase family protein codes for MKTIVLDDDPTGTQSATGVTVLLDLSEETLERDLEEALTGADSVYVQTNSRALPPDEAVALARRVRAAGIAVAERSGEQVRFVLRGDSTLRGHVFAETEVFLEDAVMLFVPAFPDGGRTTHDGMHLVCIDGQDLPAHETEYAEDPVFGFTTGYLPDYVGRASGRRGVPVPLADVRAGALEHALTAAAEGDVVLPDAVTDEDIKRIAGAVDAAAEHGTRVVVRSASPLAAHLAGVASEGRLPLPLVRPTGGTLLVCGSHTAGATTQLAQVTRRFGEPALVGTEAALVDPSTAGHAAADAVASVGTATSAATAAPATGTVPADDAASLLLLSTERQRSASHGTLDHGERVMAALTTAVADLLPRVGTVISKGGITSAEVARRGLGARTAHVLGQILPGVSAWCLSARDGRELLYIVVPGNVGDQDTLVRVLEAVGITG; via the coding sequence ATGAAGACCATCGTCCTGGACGACGACCCCACGGGCACGCAGTCCGCGACCGGCGTGACCGTGCTGCTGGACCTCTCCGAGGAGACGCTCGAGCGGGATCTCGAGGAGGCCCTGACCGGAGCGGACTCGGTGTACGTGCAGACGAACAGCCGCGCCCTGCCCCCGGACGAGGCCGTCGCCCTGGCCCGGCGTGTGCGGGCGGCGGGGATCGCCGTGGCCGAGCGGTCCGGTGAGCAGGTGCGGTTCGTGCTGCGCGGAGATTCGACGCTGCGCGGGCACGTGTTCGCCGAGACCGAGGTGTTCCTCGAGGACGCCGTCATGCTGTTCGTCCCGGCCTTCCCCGACGGCGGGCGCACCACCCACGACGGCATGCACCTGGTGTGCATCGACGGCCAGGACCTGCCGGCCCACGAGACGGAGTACGCCGAGGATCCGGTGTTCGGCTTCACCACCGGTTACCTGCCCGACTACGTGGGCCGTGCCTCGGGCCGTCGCGGCGTCCCCGTGCCCCTCGCCGACGTGCGCGCGGGAGCTCTCGAACACGCACTGACCGCGGCCGCGGAGGGCGACGTGGTCCTGCCCGATGCGGTGACCGACGAGGACATCAAGCGGATCGCCGGCGCGGTCGACGCGGCGGCGGAGCACGGCACGCGGGTCGTGGTGCGCTCGGCCTCCCCGCTCGCGGCGCACCTCGCGGGGGTCGCGAGCGAGGGCCGGCTGCCGCTTCCCCTGGTGCGGCCGACGGGCGGGACCCTGCTCGTCTGCGGATCGCACACGGCGGGCGCGACCACGCAGCTCGCGCAGGTCACGCGGCGATTCGGCGAGCCGGCGCTCGTCGGCACCGAGGCGGCCCTCGTGGATCCCTCCACGGCGGGGCACGCGGCGGCGGACGCGGTCGCCTCGGTCGGCACCGCCACCAGTGCTGCCACTGCCGCCCCTGCCACCGGGACCGTCCCGGCCGACGACGCCGCGTCCCTCCTGCTGCTGTCGACCGAGCGGCAGCGCTCCGCGAGCCACGGCACGCTCGATCACGGCGAACGGGTGATGGCGGCGCTGACCACGGCCGTCGCGGACCTGCTGCCGCGCGTGGGCACGGTGATCTCGAAGGGCGGGATCACCTCGGCGGAGGTCGCGCGCAGGGGACTCGGTGCGCGCACCGCGCACGTGCTCGGCCAGATCCTGCCCGGGGTCTCGGCCTGGTGCCTGAGCGCGCGGGACGGCCGCGAGCTGCTGTACATCGTGGTCCCCGGGAACGTGGGCGACCAGGACACGCTCGTCAGGGTTCTCGAGGCCGTCGGCATCACCGGGTGA
- a CDS encoding aldo/keto reductase encodes MSTPSLAGTYPIGGRDVPRIGYGLGSLHRSVEQPGGHDAAVSLLRDVYDLGIRMLDTAHFYGDGLANSLIREALGTHRDDLLLATKAGARSTPEGPFPMTAAQKPSELRDSVEINLQTLGTDRLDLLYLRRMDFLPGLVVEGDQQVPLEDQLGELLALQNEGKILGIGLSHVRLEQVRQAFDLGVEVQAVQNIFNAVDRHDQALADLAEKKGAAWIPYFPLGGGFHQGPKVTDDETVQRIAAAHGVTSSQVGQAWLLHSAPNTVLISGTSQRAHLEENVAAGDVQLSDEEWAQLDALG; translated from the coding sequence ATGAGCACCCCGAGCCTCGCTGGCACGTATCCCATCGGAGGGCGCGACGTGCCCCGTATCGGCTACGGCCTGGGCAGTCTGCACCGCTCGGTCGAGCAGCCCGGCGGGCACGATGCCGCCGTCTCCCTCTTGCGCGACGTCTATGACCTGGGCATCCGCATGCTCGACACCGCGCACTTCTACGGGGACGGGCTCGCGAACTCGCTGATCCGCGAGGCGCTGGGCACGCACCGCGACGACCTCTTGCTCGCCACCAAGGCCGGGGCGCGCTCGACGCCCGAGGGGCCGTTCCCGATGACTGCGGCACAGAAGCCCTCCGAGCTGCGCGACAGCGTGGAGATCAACCTGCAGACCCTCGGCACCGACCGGTTGGACCTCCTGTACCTGCGCCGCATGGACTTCCTCCCCGGACTCGTCGTCGAAGGGGATCAGCAGGTGCCGCTCGAAGACCAGCTCGGCGAACTGCTCGCGCTGCAGAACGAGGGCAAGATCCTGGGGATCGGCCTCAGCCATGTGCGCCTCGAGCAGGTGCGGCAGGCGTTTGACCTGGGTGTCGAGGTGCAGGCCGTCCAGAACATCTTCAACGCCGTCGACCGCCATGACCAGGCGCTCGCCGACCTCGCCGAGAAGAAGGGCGCCGCGTGGATCCCGTACTTCCCGCTCGGCGGCGGCTTCCACCAGGGCCCGAAGGTCACCGACGACGAGACCGTGCAGCGCATCGCCGCCGCGCACGGGGTCACATCCTCGCAGGTGGGCCAGGCATGGCTTCTGCACAGCGCCCCGAACACCGTGCTGATCTCCGGCACCTCCCAGCGAGCGCACCTCGAGGAGAACGTCGCCGCCGGCGATGTGCAGCTGAGCGACGAGGAGTGGGCGCAGCTCGACGCGCTGGGATGA
- a CDS encoding YdeI/OmpD-associated family protein → MAPAELPPPLVVADAAAWRAWLDAHEDTSEGVWLLLAKKGGSGLTTLTYQQALEEALCSGWIDGQRRAHDERSFRQRYTPRRSRSIWSQRNVEIIGRLEAASRMRERGRAEVERAKADGRWDSAYAGAASAQVPPALAEALAASPRARTAFDLLTGSARYSALHPILSATREATRRTRIAALVERLEKN, encoded by the coding sequence ATGGCACCCGCTGAACTCCCGCCCCCGCTCGTCGTCGCCGACGCCGCGGCCTGGCGAGCATGGCTCGACGCCCACGAGGACACCTCCGAGGGCGTCTGGCTCCTGCTCGCGAAGAAGGGCGGCAGTGGGCTGACGACCCTCACCTACCAGCAGGCTCTCGAGGAGGCCCTGTGCAGCGGTTGGATCGACGGGCAGCGCCGTGCGCACGACGAGCGCTCCTTCCGCCAGCGCTATACCCCGCGCCGCTCCCGCTCGATCTGGTCGCAGCGCAACGTCGAGATCATCGGCCGCCTCGAGGCCGCGTCGCGGATGCGCGAGCGCGGGCGGGCCGAGGTCGAACGGGCGAAAGCCGACGGACGCTGGGACAGCGCCTACGCCGGAGCGGCCAGCGCACAGGTGCCGCCGGCGCTCGCCGAGGCGCTCGCCGCCTCACCGCGGGCCCGCACAGCGTTCGACCTGCTCACCGGCAGCGCCCGCTACTCTGCCCTGCACCCGATCCTGAGCGCGACCCGCGAGGCGACCCGCCGCACCCGCATCGCCGCGCTCGTCGAGAGACTCGAGAAGAACTGA